One genomic segment of Desulfonatronum thioautotrophicum includes these proteins:
- a CDS encoding ATP-binding cassette domain-containing protein has translation MGEVEVDALRGVDLDLYLGEFVVLLGLSGSSKSTLLNILGGGWTGPPAAR, from the coding sequence ATGGGCGAGGTGGAGGTGGATGCCCTGCGCGGGGTGGATCTGGATCTGTACCTGGGCGAGTTCGTGGTTCTGCTCGGGCTCTCGGGGAGCAGCAAGTCCACCCTGTTGAACATCCTGGGGGGGGGCTGGACCGGCCCACCAGCAGCACGGTAG
- a CDS encoding ABC transporter ATP-binding protein: protein MGFVFQFYNLIPNLTARENVAIVTEISTDPLSPEEALGLVGLSGRLDHFPAQLSGGQQQRMAIAKRPEVLLCDEPTGALDSTTGIAVLEALLRVNQDLGTTTAEITHNAYIVRMADRVVSLSDGRIASVEVNRIKRPPARCPGESAVSKIAP, encoded by the coding sequence GTGGGGTTCGTCTTCCAGTTCTACAACCTGATTCCCAACCTGACGGCCCGGGAGAATGTGGCCATCGTCACCGAGATCAGCACGGACCCCCTGTCCCCGGAGGAGGCCCTGGGTCTGGTGGGGCTTTCCGGGCGGCTGGACCATTTCCCGGCCCAGCTTTCCGGCGGGCAGCAGCAGCGGATGGCCATTGCCAAGCGCCCGGAAGTGCTGCTCTGCGACGAACCGACCGGAGCCCTGGATTCGACCACGGGCATCGCCGTGCTGGAAGCCCTGCTCCGGGTCAACCAGGACCTGGGCACCACCACCGCGGAGATCACCCACAATGCCTACATCGTCCGGATGGCCGACCGGGTGGTTTCTCTGAGCGATGGGCGGATTGCCTCGGTGGAGGTGAACAGGATAAAAAGACCCCCAGCGAGATGTCCTGGTGAGTCCGCTGTTTCGAAAATTGCTCCGTGA